From Mytilus galloprovincialis chromosome 9, xbMytGall1.hap1.1, whole genome shotgun sequence, the proteins below share one genomic window:
- the LOC143045142 gene encoding protein mono-ADP-ribosyltransferase PARP15-like isoform X2 → MYQTFVAAARERARRKENEANKITLKTSGSTKIGNSHIKVLVGDLTQEQVDVLVHTCSHSLQLKKTSGLATEILNTTGRNIQTELDNNYPNGLKNGEFAVTNGYGLGCKKVYHGKVLDFTANGSNDRPEKILLTFVTRCLTVANKYGSESIAFPALGTGVLKFPSDIAASIFIRATKDFVHKHPHTSITDIRVVVYGGNPSWSSIQKAYRNELSTGRVPCSNFLSMAVPKRGTKAYFRYKYNENPRPPTNWSHFTCDKTIKDWISMQGTNHYKLVKPDQRISDDIEHLFLSTIQLDGAEVVSVMRNENLKLYEEYFQECQRLYSRAIATGPCKSLANTPGSRGPSLTMQYANRQIANLLDSDLNEVYLFHGTKKDRVNVLLHNGFDLRLAAMNFKSLWLGAGVYAAEEANLSAQYTERNGVCTIFVMRVCLGDVFTTKTHITDLKRPPCKSFCNGICTQHKDFFDSVVGEFPQREFVVYDDAKCYPEYVIQYQVVQSPPGPKGGYY, encoded by the exons ATGTATCAG ACATTTGTGGCAGCTGCGAGAGAAAGAGCGAGACGAAAAG AAAATGAGGCTAATAAGATCACATTGAAAACCTCTGGAAGTACGAAAATTGGAAATAGTCATATAAAAGTATTAGTAGGAGATCTAACACAGGAGCAG GTAGACGTTCTAGTTCACACCTGTTCACATTCGCTGCAGCTTAAAAAAACGTCCGGACTTGCAACAGAAATATTAAATACCACAGGGCGGAATATACAAACGGAACTCGATAATAATTATCCAAATGGCTTGAAAAATGGTGAATTTGCTGTAACCAATGGCTATGGATTGGGTTGTAAAAAAGTATACCACGGAAAAGTCCTAGATTTTACTGCAAATGGCAGTAATGATCGACCAGAAAAA ATTTTGCTCACATTTGTAACAAGGTGCCTTACAGTAGCAAATAAATACGGATCGGAAAGTATTGCATTTCCAGCGCTAGGTACAGGAGTCCTCAAGTTTCCGTCTGATATTGCAGCCTCTATTTTTATTAGAGCAACTAAAGACTTTGTTCATAAACATCCTCACACATCGATCACTGACATTAGAGTTGTTGTATATGGAGGTAATCCGTCCTGGTCGAGTATCCAAAAG GCTTACAGGAATGAACTGTCAACAGGCCGAG TTCCGTGCTCGAATTTTCTTTCCATGGCTGTTCCAAAAAGAGGAACAAAGGCTTACTTTCGTTATAAATACAATGAAAACCCTCGGCCGCCTACTAATTGGAGTCATTTCACGTGCGATAAAACAATTAAGGACTGGATTTCAATGCAGGGAACCAATCATTATAAGCTCGTTAAACCAGACCAAAGAATTTCAGACGACATAGAGCATCTATTTCTGAGCACAATTCAACTTGACGGGGCTGAAGTAGTCTCTGTTATgagaaatgaaaatttaaaactataTGAAGAATACTTTCAAGAGTGCCAAAGACTGTATAGTAGAGCAATTGCAACTGGACCATGCAAATCTCTAGCCAATACACCCGGATCTCGGGGACCATCTCTGACAATGCAGTATGCCAACCGACAAATTGCAAACCTATTAGACTCAGACTTAAACGAGGTTTATCTCTTCCATGGAACAAAGAAGGATAGAGTAAATGTTCTTCTTCACAATGGATTCGATCTAAGACTGGCAGCTATGAATTTTAAATCTCTCTGGCTTGGAGCTGGTGTCTACGCAGCAGAAGAGGCTAACTTATCTGCCCAGTATACAG AAAGAAATGGAGTATGTACAATTTTTGTTATGAGAGTGTGTTTAGGTGATGTCTTTACAACGAAAACACACATAACTGATTTGAAAAGACCTCCTTGCAAATCCTTCTGTAATGGAATTTGCACTCAGCATAAGGACTTTTTCGATTCTGTTGTTGGAGAGTTTCCCCAAAGAGAATTTGTTGTGTATGATGATGCAAAATGTTATCCCGAATATGTGATACAATACCAAGTGGTGCAAAGTCCTCCGGGCCCAAAGGGTGGATATTACTAA
- the LOC143045142 gene encoding protein mono-ADP-ribosyltransferase PARP15-like isoform X1 — protein sequence MYQTFVAAARERARRKENEANKITLKTSGSTKIGNSHIKVLVGDLTQEQVDVLVHTCSHSLQLKKTSGLATEILNTTGRNIQTELDNNYPNGLKNGEFAVTNGYGLGCKKVYHGKVLDFTANGSNDRPEKILLTFVTRCLTVANKYGSESIAFPALGTGVLKFPSDIAASIFIRATKDFVHKHPHTSITDIRVVVYGGNPSWSSIQKAYRNELSTGRAVPCSNFLSMAVPKRGTKAYFRYKYNENPRPPTNWSHFTCDKTIKDWISMQGTNHYKLVKPDQRISDDIEHLFLSTIQLDGAEVVSVMRNENLKLYEEYFQECQRLYSRAIATGPCKSLANTPGSRGPSLTMQYANRQIANLLDSDLNEVYLFHGTKKDRVNVLLHNGFDLRLAAMNFKSLWLGAGVYAAEEANLSAQYTERNGVCTIFVMRVCLGDVFTTKTHITDLKRPPCKSFCNGICTQHKDFFDSVVGEFPQREFVVYDDAKCYPEYVIQYQVVQSPPGPKGGYY from the exons ATGTATCAG ACATTTGTGGCAGCTGCGAGAGAAAGAGCGAGACGAAAAG AAAATGAGGCTAATAAGATCACATTGAAAACCTCTGGAAGTACGAAAATTGGAAATAGTCATATAAAAGTATTAGTAGGAGATCTAACACAGGAGCAG GTAGACGTTCTAGTTCACACCTGTTCACATTCGCTGCAGCTTAAAAAAACGTCCGGACTTGCAACAGAAATATTAAATACCACAGGGCGGAATATACAAACGGAACTCGATAATAATTATCCAAATGGCTTGAAAAATGGTGAATTTGCTGTAACCAATGGCTATGGATTGGGTTGTAAAAAAGTATACCACGGAAAAGTCCTAGATTTTACTGCAAATGGCAGTAATGATCGACCAGAAAAA ATTTTGCTCACATTTGTAACAAGGTGCCTTACAGTAGCAAATAAATACGGATCGGAAAGTATTGCATTTCCAGCGCTAGGTACAGGAGTCCTCAAGTTTCCGTCTGATATTGCAGCCTCTATTTTTATTAGAGCAACTAAAGACTTTGTTCATAAACATCCTCACACATCGATCACTGACATTAGAGTTGTTGTATATGGAGGTAATCCGTCCTGGTCGAGTATCCAAAAG GCTTACAGGAATGAACTGTCAACAGGCCGAG CAGTTCCGTGCTCGAATTTTCTTTCCATGGCTGTTCCAAAAAGAGGAACAAAGGCTTACTTTCGTTATAAATACAATGAAAACCCTCGGCCGCCTACTAATTGGAGTCATTTCACGTGCGATAAAACAATTAAGGACTGGATTTCAATGCAGGGAACCAATCATTATAAGCTCGTTAAACCAGACCAAAGAATTTCAGACGACATAGAGCATCTATTTCTGAGCACAATTCAACTTGACGGGGCTGAAGTAGTCTCTGTTATgagaaatgaaaatttaaaactataTGAAGAATACTTTCAAGAGTGCCAAAGACTGTATAGTAGAGCAATTGCAACTGGACCATGCAAATCTCTAGCCAATACACCCGGATCTCGGGGACCATCTCTGACAATGCAGTATGCCAACCGACAAATTGCAAACCTATTAGACTCAGACTTAAACGAGGTTTATCTCTTCCATGGAACAAAGAAGGATAGAGTAAATGTTCTTCTTCACAATGGATTCGATCTAAGACTGGCAGCTATGAATTTTAAATCTCTCTGGCTTGGAGCTGGTGTCTACGCAGCAGAAGAGGCTAACTTATCTGCCCAGTATACAG AAAGAAATGGAGTATGTACAATTTTTGTTATGAGAGTGTGTTTAGGTGATGTCTTTACAACGAAAACACACATAACTGATTTGAAAAGACCTCCTTGCAAATCCTTCTGTAATGGAATTTGCACTCAGCATAAGGACTTTTTCGATTCTGTTGTTGGAGAGTTTCCCCAAAGAGAATTTGTTGTGTATGATGATGCAAAATGTTATCCCGAATATGTGATACAATACCAAGTGGTGCAAAGTCCTCCGGGCCCAAAGGGTGGATATTACTAA